Proteins encoded by one window of Arachis ipaensis cultivar K30076 chromosome B04, Araip1.1, whole genome shotgun sequence:
- the LOC107638907 gene encoding histidine kinase 1 — translation MMKKKITSNPTLKPETDSVHLLRKQKHLLVWSDFHVRDGIAIYIYKPYKRMKIDARRKAEASSNSQFLANMSHELRTPMAAIIGLLDILMSNDCLTNEQCATVTQIRKCSMALLRLLNNILDLSKVESGKLVLEDAEFNLGRELEGLVDMYSLLYGKHINICHHVILYCIT, via the exons atgatgaaaaaaaagatTACAAG CAATCCAACTCTGAAGCCCGAGACCGACTCTGTCCATCTCCTCCGCAAACAAAAGCACTTACTTGTCTGGTCTGATTTTCATGTAAGAGATGGCATTGCCATATACATTTACAAACCTTATAAAAGAATGAAAATTGATGCTAGAAGAAAGGCAGAGGCATCAagcaatagccaatttcttgcaAACATGAG CCATGAATTGAGGACACCTATGGCTGCAATAATTGGGCTACTTGACATTCTTATGTCCAACGACTGTCTAACCAACGAACAGTGTGCAACGGTTACTCAGATAAGAAAATGCTCGATGGCACTACTCCGGCTTCTTAATAACATCCTGGATCTCAGCAAG GTGGAATCAGGAAAGCTAGTTCTAGAAGATGCTGAATTCAACTTGGGAAGGGAACTTGAAGGACTAGTGGATATGTATTCGTTACTTTACGGGAAGCATATTAATATTTGCCATCATGTTATCTTATATTGTATTACATAG